One Gordonia zhaorongruii DNA segment encodes these proteins:
- a CDS encoding helix-turn-helix transcriptional regulator, with protein MSLRATVLQALRDAASPVTVADLATRLGTPQTTVRFHLKSLSDDGLVEARPESGSGRGRPQMRYRSRQAMDPAGPRDYGFLAQALVDALGDTPDGQQRAMTAGRELGRGRARPDVEAASDVVDVLDDMGFAPSVDGAAIRLDRCPFLEAARRRPGVTCSVHRGLMQGVLDAHRDGRTVTRLDAFVDGDHCLAQLSGSSQ; from the coding sequence ATGAGTCTCCGCGCCACTGTTCTCCAAGCGCTGCGCGACGCGGCGTCGCCGGTGACGGTCGCCGACCTGGCCACGCGGCTCGGCACACCGCAGACGACGGTCCGCTTCCATCTCAAGTCGCTGTCCGACGACGGCCTGGTCGAGGCGCGGCCCGAATCCGGATCCGGACGCGGTCGGCCGCAGATGCGGTACCGCTCCCGGCAGGCGATGGATCCCGCGGGACCGCGGGATTACGGATTCCTCGCACAGGCCCTGGTGGACGCACTGGGTGACACGCCGGACGGCCAGCAGCGGGCCATGACCGCAGGCCGCGAACTCGGACGCGGCCGCGCGAGACCCGACGTGGAAGCGGCGTCGGACGTGGTCGACGTCCTCGACGACATGGGTTTCGCACCGTCGGTCGACGGCGCCGCCATCCGACTCGACCGCTGCCCGTTCCTCGAAGCGGCGCGGCGCCGCCCGGGGGTCACCTGTTCCGTGCACAGGGGACTGATGCAGGGCGTGCTCGATGCCCACCGGGACGGGCGCACCGTCACCCGTCTCGACGCATTCGTCGACGGAGATCACTGTCTGGCCCAGCTGTCGGGCAGCTCGCAGTGA
- the fdxA gene encoding ferredoxin: MTYVIALPCVDVLDRACVEECPVDCIYEGGRSLYIHPDECVDCGACEPVCPVEAIFYEDDTPEEWEPYLNDNAEFFTEVLPGRSEPLGSPGGAAKLGPTGSDAPLVRSLPPQAVDG; the protein is encoded by the coding sequence ATGACGTACGTGATCGCACTCCCCTGCGTCGACGTGCTGGATCGTGCCTGCGTAGAGGAGTGCCCCGTCGACTGCATCTACGAAGGCGGCCGCTCGCTCTACATCCACCCGGACGAGTGCGTCGACTGCGGCGCGTGCGAGCCGGTGTGCCCGGTCGAGGCGATCTTCTACGAGGACGACACCCCCGAGGAGTGGGAGCCGTACCTGAACGACAACGCCGAGTTCTTCACCGAGGTGCTGCCCGGACGGTCCGAGCCGCTCGGGTCGCCGGGTGGTGCCGCCAAGCTGGGACCGACGGGGTCGGACGCACCGCTCGTGAGGTCGTTGCCACCGCAGGCGGTCGACGGCTGA
- a CDS encoding DUF2249 domain-containing protein encodes MPDITLDVREIPKPQRHPKIFSLFDGLDVGEAIILVNDHDPRHLHDEFEADRAGGYSWDYLVREKRDYRVRIGKTTAATPPRKLGNTADLTQQPVDAADVAWKLQAKDRGLDSNLIRLAGGGEIASHEGGEVDVLVHVIAGSGTVGTDADGLEVGAGDLLWLPARSRRSFTAGPDGLSYLTVHSHREPTLTIEPLGAGR; translated from the coding sequence ATGCCCGACATCACCCTCGACGTCCGCGAGATCCCCAAACCCCAGCGGCACCCCAAGATCTTCTCGTTGTTCGACGGCCTCGACGTCGGCGAGGCGATCATCCTCGTCAACGATCACGACCCGCGCCACCTGCACGACGAGTTCGAGGCCGACCGTGCGGGCGGCTACTCGTGGGATTACCTGGTCCGCGAGAAGCGCGACTACCGGGTCCGGATCGGCAAGACCACCGCCGCCACCCCGCCCCGCAAGCTCGGCAACACCGCGGACCTGACTCAGCAGCCCGTCGACGCCGCGGACGTCGCGTGGAAGCTGCAGGCGAAGGACCGGGGACTGGATTCCAACCTGATCCGCCTCGCGGGCGGCGGCGAGATCGCATCGCACGAAGGCGGCGAGGTCGACGTCCTGGTGCACGTGATCGCCGGGTCGGGCACCGTCGGCACCGATGCGGACGGCCTCGAGGTCGGCGCAGGCGATCTGCTCTGGCTTCCGGCCCGGTCGCGTCGCTCGTTCACCGCGGGCCCGGACGGCCTCAGCTACCTCACCGTCCATTCCCACCGGGAACCCACGCTGACCATCGAACCGCTGGGCGCGGGGCGGTGA